A single window of Thalassomonas viridans DNA harbors:
- the istA gene encoding IS21 family transposase, whose translation MANKRITMRKIREVLRLHFVAQLSVRKISASTKISPSGIQKLLTKAKALSLTWPLPEGLDDSQLAAKFYPRADIRPSQRFEVPDWAELHQALKGKGMTKTLLWEEYTQQYPNRCYSYSQFCDRYKHWLKKQKRSMRQVHKAGEKLFVDYAGQTMPIVCNATGEIRHAQIFVAVMGASNYTFAEATYSQTLPDWIGSHVRAFEFIGGVPDIVVPDNLRSGVTKACRYDPDVNPSYQQLAQHYGTAIVPARPRKPQDKAKAEVGVQIIERWILARLRHHTFFSLAELNHCIRALLLEVNNKPFKQLKGTRQSLFDALDKPALMPLPKHAYQYTDIKQVKVNIDYHVQYDDHLYSVPHQLVGERLELHAKDNLIEAYFNNQRITSHPRKYHPGMTTRPEHMPVKHEKHHRWSAGRLMNWAKDIGDEVLIWVRSQLQQKQHEEQAYRVCLGLLNLSRNYPAHRLNNACGVANQHRLYRLKHIKEILQSNQDQLPRENQPQGMLLPQDHENIRGPKSFH comes from the coding sequence ATGGCGAATAAAAGGATCACAATGCGTAAAATCAGAGAAGTGTTGAGGCTGCATTTTGTTGCCCAACTCAGTGTTCGTAAAATCAGCGCCAGCACTAAGATCAGCCCCAGCGGCATTCAAAAACTCCTCACTAAAGCCAAAGCTTTATCGTTAACCTGGCCACTGCCCGAAGGGCTCGATGACAGCCAGTTAGCGGCAAAGTTTTACCCGCGCGCCGATATCCGGCCATCACAGCGTTTTGAAGTGCCTGACTGGGCCGAACTCCACCAGGCATTAAAAGGTAAAGGCATGACGAAAACCCTGCTGTGGGAGGAATACACCCAACAATACCCTAACCGTTGCTACAGTTATTCCCAGTTCTGCGACCGCTATAAACACTGGCTAAAAAAACAAAAGCGCTCCATGCGCCAAGTGCATAAGGCGGGTGAAAAACTTTTTGTCGATTATGCCGGGCAAACGATGCCGATTGTCTGTAACGCCACGGGAGAGATCCGCCATGCGCAGATCTTTGTGGCGGTAATGGGCGCATCGAACTATACCTTTGCCGAGGCGACCTATAGCCAGACCCTACCCGACTGGATAGGCAGCCATGTCAGGGCCTTTGAATTTATCGGCGGCGTACCTGATATCGTGGTGCCGGATAACCTGCGCAGCGGCGTAACCAAGGCATGCCGGTATGATCCGGATGTTAATCCCAGCTACCAGCAACTGGCTCAACATTATGGTACGGCCATTGTACCGGCAAGACCAAGAAAGCCGCAGGATAAGGCAAAAGCCGAAGTCGGTGTACAAATCATCGAGCGCTGGATATTGGCCCGGCTGCGCCACCACACCTTCTTCTCGCTGGCCGAGCTCAATCACTGCATCCGGGCCTTGCTGCTCGAGGTGAATAACAAGCCCTTCAAACAACTTAAGGGCACCCGGCAGAGTCTCTTCGATGCCCTTGATAAACCGGCGCTAATGCCACTGCCTAAACATGCCTATCAATATACCGATATTAAACAGGTGAAAGTGAACATTGATTACCATGTGCAATACGACGATCACCTGTACTCGGTGCCACATCAGCTTGTCGGTGAAAGGCTGGAGCTGCATGCCAAAGATAACCTGATAGAAGCTTACTTCAACAATCAACGCATCACCAGCCATCCCAGGAAGTATCACCCCGGGATGACGACACGCCCGGAGCACATGCCGGTCAAACATGAAAAGCACCACCGCTGGTCTGCAGGCCGTTTAATGAACTGGGCCAAGGACATAGGTGATGAAGTTCTGATCTGGGTCCGGTCACAGCTACAGCAAAAGCAGCATGAAGAACAAGCCTACCGTGTCTGCCTGGGCCTGCTGAATTTATCGAGAAATTATCCGGCTCACCGGCTCAATAACGCCTGTGGGGTAGCCAATCAGCACAGGTTGTACCGGCTCAAGCATATCAAGGAAATCCTGCAGAGCAATCAGGATCAATTGCCGCGGGAAAACCAACCCCAGGGCATGTTATTACCGCAAGATCATGAAAATATCCGTGGTCCGAAAAGCTTCCATTAA
- a CDS encoding GFA family protein yields MLYQGSCHCGAVCFEVEAPEDLEVDDCNCSICAKSGFLHLIVPKSKFTLLSGEDQLQTYCFNTGVAKHTFCKVCGIKPFYIPRSNPDGIDVNARCLDTCPKSMAVVKFDGQNWEQHASKLAHKSKEV; encoded by the coding sequence ATGTTATATCAGGGAAGCTGTCATTGTGGTGCAGTCTGCTTTGAAGTTGAAGCACCGGAAGACCTGGAAGTCGATGACTGTAATTGCTCGATTTGCGCAAAGTCGGGCTTTCTGCATTTAATCGTCCCTAAATCCAAATTTACCCTGCTTTCGGGGGAAGATCAGCTGCAAACCTATTGCTTTAACACCGGGGTAGCCAAACATACTTTTTGTAAGGTATGCGGGATTAAACCTTTTTACATTCCGCGATCTAATCCGGATGGAATAGACGTAAATGCCCGTTGCCTGGATACTTGTCCAAAGAGCATGGCGGTGGTGAAGTTTGATGGCCAAAACTGGGAACAGCATGCTTCTAAGCTGGCACATAAAAGCAAAGAAGTTTGA
- a CDS encoding MIP/aquaporin family protein: MEYILGEFLGCLFLILFGGGVVANVVLSKSKGENGGWITITAGWAFAVMIGVFVASSSGSPQADINPAVTLAKYFLGIYDSLTYVASAALAQVSGCFTGAILVWLTYLPHWKETRDQSAKLAVFCTAPAIKHVPGNLISEIIGTVALIFGVGAIVTSGDFTAGMVPYLVGMLVWGIGLSLGGPTGYAINPARDLGPRLAHACLPVADKGSSQWHYAWIPVVGPVAGAAIAAGLWQNIL, from the coding sequence ATGGAATATATCCTGGGTGAATTTTTAGGTTGCCTCTTTTTGATCCTATTTGGCGGCGGCGTAGTTGCCAATGTCGTGCTGTCGAAATCTAAAGGGGAAAATGGCGGCTGGATCACAATTACGGCTGGCTGGGCATTTGCGGTCATGATAGGGGTATTTGTCGCCAGTTCAAGCGGCTCTCCCCAGGCAGATATTAATCCGGCAGTGACTCTGGCCAAATACTTTCTCGGTATCTACGACTCGTTAACTTATGTGGCCAGCGCCGCGCTGGCACAAGTATCCGGTTGTTTTACCGGCGCTATCCTGGTGTGGCTGACTTACCTCCCCCACTGGAAAGAAACCCGGGATCAAAGCGCTAAGCTCGCGGTTTTTTGCACCGCCCCCGCCATAAAACATGTACCGGGCAACCTGATCAGTGAAATTATCGGTACCGTCGCCCTGATTTTTGGTGTCGGCGCCATAGTCACTTCGGGAGATTTTACCGCAGGCATGGTGCCCTATCTTGTCGGCATGCTGGTATGGGGCATAGGACTTTCACTCGGAGGGCCGACGGGTTATGCCATCAACCCAGCCCGGGATTTAGGCCCAAGGCTGGCCCATGCCTGCCTGCCGGTGGCCGATAAAGGTTCATCACAATGGCACTATGCCTGGATCCCCGTGGTTGGCCCGGTTGCCGGCGCTGCAATCGCGGCAGGGCTATGGCAAAACATACTGTAA
- the glpK gene encoding glycerol kinase GlpK — MSKYILSIDQGTTSSRAIIFDASGAVISSAQKEFKQYYPHNGWVEHDPEEIWQSTLETCRQAMAEKQLTAADIAAIGITNQRETTLVWDKKTGEPVYNAIVWQDRRTADYCSSLIAQGLEQDFSDKTGLLVDPYFSGTKLKWILDNVSGARERAEQGELAFGTIDTFLLWRLTGGKSHKTDATNASRTLMFNIHTQEWDNSLLDRLTIPGSLLPQVHDSSADFGVTDPGLLGGEIAITGIAGDQQAALVGQACFKAGMVKSTYGTGCFMMLNTGEQALKSNNRLLTTVAYRLNGKVTYAIEGSIFVAGAAIQWLRDGIKLIQKASETEQLAENTPVNHGVYMVPAFTGLGAPYWDPQARGAIFGLTRDTGIAEFVSAGLQSVCYQTKDLKRAMEDDGAVRPSTLRVDGGMVANNWLVQFLSDILGADVDRPVIQETTALGAAYLAGLQAGLFDSLAQISELWQCQQQFTPQMPKAERDALYQGWQDAVSRVRSK, encoded by the coding sequence ATGTCTAAATATATCTTGTCCATAGATCAAGGTACCACTAGCTCGCGGGCGATCATTTTCGATGCCTCGGGAGCCGTTATCAGCAGCGCACAAAAAGAATTCAAGCAATACTACCCGCACAACGGCTGGGTCGAGCATGATCCGGAAGAGATCTGGCAGAGTACCCTGGAAACATGCCGCCAGGCCATGGCAGAAAAGCAATTAACAGCCGCCGATATCGCCGCTATTGGTATCACCAACCAGAGGGAAACGACTTTGGTATGGGATAAAAAAACCGGTGAACCTGTCTATAATGCCATCGTCTGGCAGGACCGGCGCACCGCCGACTATTGCTCCTCCTTAATAGCCCAGGGGCTGGAACAGGATTTCAGCGATAAGACCGGCTTGTTAGTCGACCCCTATTTTTCCGGCACTAAGCTCAAGTGGATCCTGGATAACGTCAGCGGTGCACGTGAGCGTGCAGAGCAGGGAGAACTGGCTTTCGGCACCATAGACACCTTTTTGCTATGGCGCCTCACCGGCGGAAAAAGCCATAAAACCGATGCCACCAATGCCTCCCGCACCCTGATGTTTAATATCCACACTCAGGAGTGGGATAACAGCCTGCTGGACAGGTTAACCATACCCGGGAGTTTATTGCCGCAAGTGCACGACTCCAGCGCCGATTTTGGTGTCACCGACCCAGGCCTGCTCGGCGGCGAAATAGCCATAACCGGCATTGCCGGCGATCAGCAGGCGGCCCTGGTTGGTCAGGCCTGCTTTAAAGCAGGCATGGTAAAAAGCACCTACGGCACAGGTTGCTTTATGATGCTCAATACCGGTGAACAGGCTCTAAAATCCAACAACAGGTTATTGACCACAGTTGCCTACCGCCTCAACGGTAAAGTTACCTATGCCATAGAAGGCAGTATTTTTGTCGCCGGCGCCGCAATCCAATGGTTACGTGACGGCATTAAGCTGATCCAAAAAGCCAGCGAGACAGAGCAGCTGGCAGAAAATACCCCGGTAAACCACGGCGTTTATATGGTGCCCGCCTTCACAGGACTTGGCGCCCCCTACTGGGATCCCCAGGCCCGCGGCGCTATTTTCGGCTTAACCCGGGATACGGGAATCGCGGAATTTGTCAGCGCCGGTTTGCAATCCGTGTGCTACCAGACCAAAGATCTCAAACGGGCGATGGAAGATGACGGTGCGGTCCGCCCGTCAACCTTGCGGGTGGATGGCGGCATGGTGGCCAACAACTGGCTGGTACAGTTCCTGTCCGATATTTTAGGGGCCGATGTCGACCGCCCTGTGATCCAGGAAACCACCGCTTTAGGCGCCGCCTATCTGGCAGGCTTGCAGGCAGGCTTATTTGACTCTCTGGCGCAAATAAGCGAACTGTGGCAATGTCAGCAACAGTTTACCCCACAAATGCCAAAAGCCGAACGGGATGCCCTTTATCAGGGCTGGCAAGATGCGGTATCCAGGGTCAGATCTAAATAA
- a CDS encoding DeoR/GlpR family transcriptional regulator has translation MGQVSRQAKIVEMVKEQGFVTIEHFVNFFNVTPQTIRRDLNQLAEQNRIRRHHGGAGLDSSTENTSYNTRKISQLEEKQRIARAVVSHIPDHASLFINIGTTTETIARALLNHQGLQVVTNNLNVASILSHKEDFNVIVAGGMVRSRDGGIVGEATRDFIGQFKMDYGIIGISGIDGDGSLLDFDYQEVRIAQAIIENSRNVFLAADHTKFGRSAMVRLGNIKQADRLFTDRRPSKNIVNILDEHNVCLDVTG, from the coding sequence ATGGGGCAGGTTAGCCGGCAGGCGAAAATTGTTGAAATGGTGAAAGAGCAAGGTTTTGTAACCATCGAACATTTCGTTAACTTTTTTAATGTTACCCCGCAAACCATCAGGCGGGATCTTAACCAGCTGGCGGAGCAAAACCGGATACGCCGTCATCATGGCGGCGCCGGGCTGGACTCCAGCACAGAAAACACTTCCTACAATACCCGCAAGATTTCCCAGCTGGAAGAAAAGCAGCGTATTGCCCGGGCGGTGGTAAGCCATATCCCGGATCATGCCTCGCTGTTTATTAATATCGGCACGACAACAGAAACTATTGCCAGGGCGCTGCTGAACCACCAGGGGTTGCAGGTGGTAACCAATAACCTCAATGTTGCTTCTATCCTCAGTCATAAAGAAGACTTTAATGTGATTGTCGCCGGTGGCATGGTCAGGAGTCGCGACGGCGGTATTGTCGGTGAGGCGACCCGGGATTTTATCGGTCAGTTTAAAATGGATTACGGCATTATCGGTATCAGCGGCATAGATGGCGACGGCTCTTTGCTGGATTTTGATTACCAGGAAGTGCGCATTGCCCAGGCGATCATAGAAAACTCCCGTAATGTTTTTCTTGCCGCGGACCATACCAAGTTTGGTCGCAGTGCCATGGTACGCTTAGGCAATATCAAACAGGCGGACAGGTTATTTACCGATCGCAGGCCGTCAAAAAATATCGTCAATATTCTTGATGAGCATAATGTCTGCTTAGATGTTACCGGCTAG
- the glpD gene encoding glycerol-3-phosphate dehydrogenase produces MANLIQGTVDLLIVGGGINGAGIAADAAGRDLSVVLCEQHDLAGATSSASSKLIHGGLRYLEHHEFRLVREALAEREIMLKKAPHIISPLRFCLPHQPHLRPAWMIRAGLFLYDHLGKREALPGAKSVRFSPDQELKEHITRGFEYSDCLVDDSRLVVLNAISARENGATILNRTRCIQAKRVGDIWHVTLEHTISKQRTLVHARALVNASGPWVGSFIESALKLTPVRRTRLIKGSHIIVPKLYPQNRAFILQNEDQRIVFVIPYQQDFSLIGTTDVEFAGDPAKVAITAEEKEYLITVVNRYFKGQLREKDVVASYAGVRPLCDDESSSPSAITRDYTLEVEDHLGTAPLLSVFGGKITTYRKLAEAALAKIAPYFEEMAPPWTEKVSLPGVDFDRNQKNYALGFAAAFCQELSQRYPWLPPELISRYCRTYGSLCLQFLRKSVALEQLGQDFGAGLYAAEVDYLLTREWAYSCEDILWRRTKLGLYLQPEQVQRLSDYLDSQECRRASA; encoded by the coding sequence GTGGCAAATTTAATACAAGGGACTGTAGATTTGTTAATTGTTGGCGGCGGCATTAATGGCGCGGGTATTGCGGCAGATGCCGCCGGGCGTGATTTGTCCGTTGTTTTATGCGAACAGCATGATTTGGCGGGAGCCACTTCGTCAGCCAGCAGCAAGCTTATTCATGGCGGCCTGCGCTATTTAGAGCATCATGAATTCCGTCTGGTGCGTGAAGCCCTGGCGGAAAGGGAAATTATGCTGAAAAAGGCTCCGCATATTATCTCTCCACTGCGGTTTTGTCTGCCGCACCAGCCACATTTACGGCCTGCCTGGATGATACGCGCCGGTTTGTTTTTGTATGATCATCTGGGTAAGCGGGAAGCATTGCCGGGAGCCAAATCGGTGAGGTTTTCGCCGGATCAGGAACTCAAAGAGCATATTACCCGGGGATTTGAATATTCAGATTGCCTGGTGGATGATTCCCGCCTGGTGGTGCTTAATGCTATCAGTGCCCGGGAAAACGGTGCGACCATTTTAAACCGTACCCGCTGTATTCAGGCCAAGCGGGTTGGTGATATCTGGCATGTCACCCTGGAACATACAATCAGCAAACAAAGAACCTTAGTCCATGCCCGTGCCCTGGTGAATGCTTCAGGTCCCTGGGTCGGCTCCTTTATTGAAAGCGCCCTTAAGTTGACTCCGGTGCGCAGGACCCGCTTGATTAAAGGCAGCCATATTATTGTGCCTAAGCTTTACCCGCAAAACCGGGCTTTTATACTGCAAAATGAAGATCAGCGTATCGTTTTTGTGATCCCCTACCAGCAGGACTTCTCCCTGATAGGCACCACAGATGTTGAGTTTGCCGGAGATCCGGCCAAGGTTGCCATTACGGCAGAAGAAAAAGAATACCTGATTACCGTAGTGAACCGCTACTTTAAAGGCCAGCTGAGGGAAAAAGATGTAGTGGCCAGTTACGCCGGCGTTCGTCCGCTGTGCGACGATGAGTCCAGCAGCCCGTCGGCAATTACCCGGGACTATACCCTGGAAGTGGAAGATCACCTGGGGACGGCGCCTTTACTTTCTGTTTTTGGCGGCAAGATAACCACTTACCGTAAACTGGCTGAAGCGGCATTAGCCAAGATTGCCCCGTATTTTGAAGAGATGGCGCCGCCCTGGACCGAAAAAGTCAGCCTGCCCGGCGTGGATTTCGACCGTAACCAAAAAAATTATGCGCTTGGTTTTGCCGCGGCTTTTTGCCAGGAGTTAAGCCAGAGGTATCCCTGGTTGCCTCCTGAGTTAATCAGCCGCTATTGCCGTACCTACGGCAGTTTATGCCTGCAGTTTTTACGGAAATCTGTGGCCCTGGAGCAATTAGGTCAGGATTTCGGTGCCGGCCTGTATGCGGCGGAAGTGGATTATCTGCTCACCCGGGAATGGGCCTATAGTTGTGAAGATATTCTATGGCGTCGGACCAAGCTGGGGTTGTATCTGCAGCCTGAGCAGGTACAGAGGCTGTCAGATTATCTTGATAGCCAGGAATGCCGTAGGGCTTCGGCATAA